The Deinococcus hopiensis KR-140 sequence CCACCTTCTCGGGTTGTCCGGCACTCCATGTCATTCGCGCCTCAATCGGGGAGGCGGTGCGCGCGCTGGGGGTGGCTGACGTGGACGTCCAAAGTACCCTCACGCCGCCTTGGACCACCGACTGGATTGAGTCCGGTGCCCGCGAGCGGCTGCGGCAGTACGGCATCGCCCCGCCTGCCCCAACGGGGGACTCGCCCCTCATCACCCTGGACCCCGAACCCACCCGTTGCCCCCGCTGCGGCTCGCTGAACGTGAGGATGACGGCCAGCTTTGGCCCGACGCTATGCAAGCGGCTCTACGTGTGCGGCGCGTGCAAGGAGCCGTTCGAGGGATTCAAGAGCGTGTAGATGCGTCTAACGGGGAGGTCTCTGACCGCGCACGCGGAGATTCTGCGCCGCCTGCTCGGCCGTCTGCGCAATTCGCTTCGCTCGTGTGCCGGGTTGTTTGGCCTCGGCAATCCACTGGAGGACGTACTTCCGAATGGATGGCGGGAATTCGGCGAAGTGCCGTGCGGCGTCCGGGTTGGCATTCAGCGCCAATTGCAGGTCCTCGGGAACCTGCCCAGATTCCCCCGCTTCCGAAACGTTCCACGCTCCGCCTTGCTTGGCGGCGTCTACGGCAGCCTGCCCAGCGGTGGTCATCAGCCCCGCCTCCACCAGTTCGGCGACGTAGCTTTTGTTGAGGCGCGACCAGGGGCTGCCCTTTCGGCGGGGCGCAAACACCTGCTGATACCTCTGCTCGTCCAGGGCGTAACGCGTGGTGTCAATCCAGCCGAAGGCCAGAGCTTCGCGCACGGCGTCCGGGTAGGTGACGCTGGGTGTGCCGCTGCCCACCTTGTGGTACACCAGCACCACTCCCGCCGCTGTCCGGTGGTTCTCCTGCAACCACGCCCGCCACGCGGCGCGGCTTGCGGCGGTCACGCGGGGCAGATGGGCGGGCGGTTGAGCCATGTCCCAAATGTAAAGGAGTTTCGCGCGACCACCCCCTCCACTCCCGCCTTCAGTGACGGCCCCGGGCGAACTGACGCCGTTTAAGAAGCTGTGACTTCAGGCCGTCAGAATCAGGGGCGCACCCGCCGTAACCATGATGGTGTGCTCGAAGTGCGCGGCGGTACTTCCGTCGGCCGTGGAGATGGTCCAGCCGTCGCGCAGCGTTTTCGTGCGCCAGTTCCTGCCGCTGGACACCATCGGTTCCACGGCGATCACCAACCCTGCGTGCAGGAGCTTTTTCAGCGCTGGGTGGTAGAAGTTCGGCACGTCGGGCTTCTCGTGGATGGCCCGCCCCACGCCGTGTCCCTGGAGTTCGCGGAGCAGCGTGAAACCGCGCCGAGCCACTTCCGTTTCGATGGCCCGGCCGATCCCATGCAGTGGGCGTCCTGCCCGGGCGACTTTCATGGCCTCCCCAAACGCAGCTTCAGCGCAGGCAATCAGGCGATTTGCCACGGGCGAGACGGGCGGAACGGCCACCGTCACTGCGGCGTCCGCGACGTAGCCGCCGACATTCGGCGTGACGTCAATCGACACCACATCCCCCGCTGCAAGGGGCCGCAGCGTCGGCAGGCCGTGAACGATGTCATCGTTGACGCTGATAAACACGTTCACGGGCGCGGCGTACTCCGCGCGGGGTGCGGAGAAAGCGCCATACTGGGCAAAAACCTGTCCTGCCATTGCGTCCAGTTCGGCCGGCGTGATGCCGGGCTCCACGGCGGTCTTCAGCGCTTCGAGGGTTCGGGCCACCACCTTTCCAGCCAGCTTCATGCCTTCGAGGTCACGCCCGTTGGTAATCGTCATACGTAATGTTAGTCCACCCTCAAGGAGTCCCCATGACCACCCTCCCCACCCCCTCCATGCTCCGCCCCGCCTCCTACGTCTACGGCACCTGGCACGCCAACGCCGACGGACAAACCCTCGTGGACGCCGTGTATGGCCGCCCCGTCGCCGTCATTTCCTCGGAGGGCGTGGACTTTGCCCAGGCGCTGCACTATGGGCGCGAGGTGGGCGGCCCGGCCCTTCGTAGGCTGACCTTTCACGCAAGGGCGCGGGCGCTCAAGGCCCTGGCGACGTACCTGATGGAGCGCAAGGAGGATTACTA is a genomic window containing:
- the paaD gene encoding 1,2-phenylacetyl-CoA epoxidase subunit PaaD; the protein is MGGVEQGAEGSARRAGRLPSADEVWTALAAVPDPEIPVVSITDMGMVRDVTVEGGRVSVTFTPTFSGCPALHVIRASIGEAVRALGVADVDVQSTLTPPWTTDWIESGARERLRQYGIAPPAPTGDSPLITLDPEPTRCPRCGSLNVRMTASFGPTLCKRLYVCGACKEPFEGFKSV
- a CDS encoding YdeI/OmpD-associated family protein; translated protein: MAQPPAHLPRVTAASRAAWRAWLQENHRTAAGVVLVYHKVGSGTPSVTYPDAVREALAFGWIDTTRYALDEQRYQQVFAPRRKGSPWSRLNKSYVAELVEAGLMTTAGQAAVDAAKQGGAWNVSEAGESGQVPEDLQLALNANPDAARHFAEFPPSIRKYVLQWIAEAKQPGTRAKRIAQTAEQAAQNLRVRGQRPPR
- the map gene encoding type I methionyl aminopeptidase, with amino-acid sequence MTITNGRDLEGMKLAGKVVARTLEALKTAVEPGITPAELDAMAGQVFAQYGAFSAPRAEYAAPVNVFISVNDDIVHGLPTLRPLAAGDVVSIDVTPNVGGYVADAAVTVAVPPVSPVANRLIACAEAAFGEAMKVARAGRPLHGIGRAIETEVARRGFTLLRELQGHGVGRAIHEKPDVPNFYHPALKKLLHAGLVIAVEPMVSSGRNWRTKTLRDGWTISTADGSTAAHFEHTIMVTAGAPLILTA